The following are encoded together in the Adhaeribacter arboris genome:
- a CDS encoding GAF domain-containing protein: MELLQINIPRLVENVRPFRLSFQPFVHYLQKQKQEAPPKSGLIFLYDYLISKFTPFLALQHTLEELTDTEPIDELFTLIKHSVLPFIHQGEETPYAIGLPHHPLSLFHYSESFKRLAGSSTETPPHPDLLTMRENLGRALYKLVLEKCYHIPTSIALSPWLTIKKEVAGLTKYYRLRIDFRFMEPHPLSSLPPVDASWLEFAGNNIRTVEELPVALPLEQFTFDGFSFFLMEDVTEQATLQDLKEVFVHLQSEVESGIYQRFEKALRNLCGLQDLQIGLMPFLQVNGNYVHHAPYTSRSIFLKHSTPLIDEKSKPKVQHLIYEIVRRPQPRIFNDLTCAKTPQQRLLRRKGFGSFIVYPLVVANNAVGMLEIGSPHVGVLNREVLRKVEQAIPMVVELLLYQRNQFKNSMEEIIRQKFTLLQPALEWKFAEAAWAYLRQGQEELLEEEATQVIFEEVFPFYGAIDVRNSSTERNKAIQQDFIRQFRSIGEILQLPNLPRYQSRPEKLLAKCWYWQRRLIEKITPEEEEQITEFIKREINPYFRYLHQHHPEFNTWLFPYLEVVDPITHLYQQKYRAYEQSMAQINTTVTTYLEQEARNIQAIFPHYFEKFRTDGLEYNLYIGSSIAPWLPFGPEHLQQIRQWQLASILQMAALTHQLLPGLPLPLQTTQLILLHSHPVDIKFRLDEHRFDVEGSYSIRYEIIKKRLDKAHLKGTNERLTQPDTIALVYTTRPEIEEFLPVIHRFQQEQKLGMELEFLELEPLQGVTGLKALRLRINYKGI; the protein is encoded by the coding sequence ATGGAACTACTGCAAATAAATATTCCCCGGCTAGTAGAAAACGTTCGGCCTTTTCGCTTATCCTTTCAGCCGTTTGTGCATTACCTGCAAAAGCAGAAACAAGAAGCGCCACCCAAATCGGGGCTTATTTTTTTGTATGATTACCTCATTTCCAAGTTTACTCCTTTTTTGGCGCTGCAGCATACCTTAGAAGAACTAACGGATACGGAACCAATTGATGAGCTTTTTACTCTAATCAAGCACAGTGTTTTACCATTTATTCATCAGGGCGAAGAAACTCCGTATGCTATTGGATTGCCCCACCATCCGCTTTCCCTTTTTCATTATTCCGAATCTTTTAAGCGTTTAGCCGGTTCCTCCACGGAAACGCCCCCTCACCCCGATTTGCTTACCATGCGCGAAAATTTGGGGCGCGCTTTATACAAATTGGTGCTGGAGAAATGCTACCACATCCCGACCAGTATTGCCTTGTCGCCCTGGCTTACCATCAAGAAAGAAGTAGCGGGCCTGACGAAATATTACCGCCTCCGGATCGATTTCCGGTTTATGGAGCCCCATCCTTTGAGTTCTTTGCCTCCCGTAGATGCTAGTTGGCTGGAGTTTGCCGGTAATAATATCCGAACCGTGGAAGAACTACCCGTAGCCTTGCCTTTGGAGCAATTTACGTTCGATGGGTTCAGTTTTTTCCTGATGGAAGATGTAACCGAACAAGCTACCCTGCAGGATTTGAAAGAAGTATTTGTGCATTTGCAATCGGAGGTAGAAAGTGGTATTTACCAGCGTTTTGAAAAAGCATTGCGTAACTTATGCGGCCTGCAAGACCTCCAGATTGGGTTAATGCCTTTTTTGCAGGTAAACGGTAATTACGTGCACCACGCTCCCTATACTTCCCGCAGTATTTTCCTGAAACACTCTACCCCATTAATAGATGAGAAAAGTAAACCCAAAGTTCAACACTTAATCTATGAGATAGTTCGTCGTCCTCAGCCACGGATATTCAATGATTTAACTTGCGCTAAAACACCCCAACAACGGCTTTTGCGGCGCAAAGGATTCGGAAGTTTTATTGTGTATCCGCTGGTAGTCGCTAATAATGCGGTGGGTATGCTCGAAATTGGCAGCCCGCACGTGGGAGTGTTAAACCGGGAAGTTTTGCGCAAGGTAGAACAAGCTATTCCGATGGTGGTAGAATTACTATTGTACCAGCGGAATCAGTTTAAGAACAGCATGGAAGAAATTATCCGGCAAAAATTTACGCTGCTGCAACCTGCTTTAGAGTGGAAATTTGCCGAAGCCGCCTGGGCTTACCTGCGACAAGGCCAAGAAGAACTGCTCGAAGAAGAAGCCACGCAGGTAATTTTTGAAGAAGTATTTCCTTTTTACGGGGCTATTGATGTCCGCAATTCTTCCACGGAACGGAATAAAGCCATTCAGCAAGATTTTATCCGTCAATTCCGCTCCATCGGGGAGATATTGCAATTGCCCAACCTACCCAGGTATCAAAGTAGGCCCGAAAAGTTGCTGGCTAAGTGCTGGTATTGGCAACGCCGGTTGATAGAAAAAATTACTCCGGAGGAAGAAGAACAAATTACGGAATTTATAAAACGGGAGATAAATCCTTATTTCCGGTATTTGCACCAGCATCACCCTGAATTTAATACTTGGTTATTCCCGTATCTAGAAGTGGTAGACCCAATAACTCATCTTTATCAGCAAAAATACCGGGCCTACGAGCAAAGTATGGCGCAAATAAATACTACTGTTACCACTTACCTAGAGCAAGAGGCCAGAAATATACAAGCTATTTTCCCGCATTACTTCGAGAAGTTTCGCACCGACGGTTTGGAGTACAACCTGTACATCGGTTCTTCTATTGCTCCTTGGTTACCTTTTGGGCCGGAGCATTTACAGCAAATCCGGCAATGGCAACTTGCCTCTATCCTGCAAATGGCGGCTTTAACGCACCAGCTATTACCCGGCTTACCTTTACCTTTGCAAACCACCCAACTTATTTTATTGCATTCGCACCCGGTAGATATAAAATTTCGGCTCGACGAACACCGGTTTGATGTGGAAGGCTCTTATAGCATCCGGTACGAAATAATTAAAAAACGGCTGGATAAAGCTCACCTGAAAGGAACAAACGAGCGGCTTACTCAGCCCGATACCATTGCGTTAGTGTATACAACCCGTCCCGAAATAGAAGAATTTTTGCCGGTTATTCATCGCTTCCAACAAGAACAAAAGCTGGGTATGGAGTTAGAGTTTCTGGAGCTAGAACCCTTACAGGGAGTAACGGGTCTGAAGGCGCTCCGCCTCCGGATTAATTATAAAGGCATTTAA